CGATAAGCTGATTAGTCACTTCAGGCTTGGTTCCAATCCACACCGCTTTTACATTGTCGGGCAAGTCAGCAATGCGGCAAAAGATGGTTTCTTTTTCAGGGGTTTCCCCTCCTGCAGGGTTTACTGCATAAACCTGGTAACCCCTTGTTTTCAGCAAATTATAAACCTGGGCACCAAATTTCTTGGGGTCGCGCGAATAGCCTGCTACGGCAATATGCCTCTGCGACAGAAAGGCATCGATCTTCTGTTTTTCAGTCATTTTTACTTGTTTTTCAAGGTTGAAAAGAAATGAGGAAATTA
Above is a window of Bacteroides sp. DNA encoding:
- a CDS encoding CoA-binding protein, encoding ISSFLFNLEKQVKMTEKQKIDAFLSQRHIAVAGYSRDPKKFGAQVYNLLKTRGYQVYAVNPAGGETPEKETIFCRIADLPDNVKAVWIGTKPEVTNQLIGEARNKEITHLWVQQMAGNEETQTLLDGSGLTGISKRCIFMYANPSGFHKFHRWLAGFFGQLPK